In Janthinobacterium rivuli, a single genomic region encodes these proteins:
- a CDS encoding ABC transporter permease encodes MAASGTPPQKQGFDERVGQVSWLKRLFSRPEFASISGAILVFAFFVLTAGDSGMFNLDGVINWAQVAAYLGIIAIGACVLMIAGEFDLSIGSMIGFAGMMIAIPSVYFHWPVWAAILFAFAGSMALGWLNGYLVIKTRLPSFIVTLAFLFILRGLTLALSIMFANRTIVSGIGALAADDWLATTLFHGEVGTSLFAWMAKAGWITALDNGAPLVKGIPKVIVWWAGLALVSGFVLARTRIGNWIFAVGGDANAAKNVGVPVKTIKVSLFVFTAFCACLFATLQVFDVGSAAADRGMQKEFEAIIAAVIGGALLTGGYGSVVGACFGALIFGVVQIGITYTNINSDWFRVFLGVMLLIAVLFNNFVRARVTEAR; translated from the coding sequence ATGGCCGCCTCGGGCACGCCGCCGCAAAAGCAGGGCTTTGATGAGCGCGTGGGGCAGGTCAGCTGGCTCAAGCGGCTGTTCAGTCGCCCGGAGTTCGCCTCGATCTCGGGCGCCATCCTGGTGTTCGCCTTCTTCGTCCTGACGGCCGGCGACTCTGGCATGTTCAACCTCGACGGCGTGATCAACTGGGCGCAAGTGGCCGCCTACCTGGGCATCATCGCCATCGGCGCCTGCGTATTGATGATCGCCGGCGAATTCGACCTGTCGATCGGTTCCATGATCGGCTTTGCCGGAATGATGATCGCCATTCCTTCCGTCTACTTCCACTGGCCAGTGTGGGCCGCCATCCTGTTCGCCTTTGCCGGTTCCATGGCGCTGGGCTGGCTCAACGGCTACCTGGTCATCAAGACGCGCTTGCCTTCGTTTATCGTCACCCTGGCGTTCCTGTTCATCCTGCGCGGCCTGACCCTGGCGCTGTCCATCATGTTTGCCAACCGCACCATCGTCAGCGGCATCGGCGCGCTGGCCGCCGACGACTGGCTGGCCACGACCCTGTTCCATGGCGAAGTGGGCACTTCGCTGTTCGCCTGGATGGCCAAGGCGGGCTGGATCACGGCGCTCGACAATGGCGCGCCGCTGGTCAAGGGCATCCCCAAGGTCATCGTCTGGTGGGCCGGCCTGGCGCTCGTGTCCGGCTTCGTCCTGGCCCGCACCCGTATCGGCAACTGGATCTTCGCCGTCGGCGGCGACGCCAACGCGGCCAAGAACGTGGGCGTACCTGTGAAAACCATCAAGGTATCGCTGTTCGTCTTCACCGCCTTCTGCGCCTGCCTGTTTGCCACGCTGCAAGTATTTGACGTGGGTTCGGCCGCCGCCGACCGCGGCATGCAAAAGGAATTCGAAGCCATCATCGCGGCTGTCATCGGCGGCGCCTTGCTGACGGGCGGCTACGGTTCCGTCGTCGGCGCCTGCTTCGGCGCGCTGATCTTCGGCGTGGTGCAGATCGGCATTACTTATACCAATATCAATTCGGACTGGTTCCGCGTCTTCCTCGGCGTCATGCTGCTGATCGCGGTACTGTTCAACAACTTTGTCCGTGCCCGTGTCACGGAAGCGAGATAA
- a CDS encoding ATP-binding cassette domain-containing protein, producing the protein MSEYILALENISKRFGSVIALQNVTLRLKPGEVHCLLGDNGAGKSTLIKTLAGVHRPTSGQYLVDGKPVSFNSPKEALDLGVATVYQDLALVPLLSVARNFFMGREPMRKMFGVLPVMDMEYAATTARDKLAEMGIMVRDPHQAVGTMSGGERQCLAIARAIHFGARVLILDEPTAALGVKQSFNVLKLIYKARERGLSVIFITHNVHHAYPVGDSFTLLNRGKSLGTYTKETVSKEEVLDMMAGGAEMQTLMSELDGVTI; encoded by the coding sequence ATGAGCGAATACATCCTTGCGCTGGAAAATATCAGCAAACGTTTCGGCTCCGTCATCGCCCTGCAAAACGTCACCCTGCGCTTGAAACCGGGCGAAGTGCATTGCCTGCTCGGTGACAACGGCGCCGGCAAGTCGACCCTGATCAAGACCCTGGCCGGCGTGCACCGGCCCACCAGCGGGCAATACCTGGTCGATGGCAAGCCCGTCAGCTTCAATTCGCCGAAAGAGGCGCTCGACCTGGGCGTGGCCACCGTCTACCAGGATCTGGCGTTGGTGCCCCTGCTGTCCGTGGCGCGCAATTTCTTCATGGGCCGCGAACCGATGCGAAAAATGTTCGGCGTGCTGCCCGTGATGGATATGGAATACGCGGCTACCACGGCGCGCGACAAGCTGGCCGAGATGGGCATCATGGTGCGCGACCCGCATCAGGCCGTGGGCACGATGTCGGGCGGCGAGCGGCAATGCCTGGCCATTGCCCGCGCCATCCACTTCGGCGCGCGCGTGCTGATCCTCGACGAGCCGACGGCGGCGCTGGGCGTGAAACAGTCGTTCAATGTGCTGAAATTGATTTACAAGGCGCGCGAACGGGGCTTGTCCGTGATCTTTATTACCCACAATGTGCACCATGCCTATCCCGTGGGCGACTCGTTCACCCTCTTGAACCGGGGCAAGTCGCTGGGCACTTACACCAAGGAAACCGTTTCCAAGGAAGAAGTACTCGACATGATGGCGGGCGGTGCGGAAATGCAAACGCTGATGAGTGAACTCGACGGTGTCACGATTTAA
- a CDS encoding bifunctional 5-dehydro-2-deoxygluconokinase/5-dehydro-2-deoxyphosphogluconate aldolase has translation MNNSTQFAQGRALDVICLGRLAVDLYAQQIGSTLEDATSFAKYLGGSSANIAFGTARLGLKSAMLSKVGDDHMGRFLTDTLSKEGCDVSHVGIDRDRLTALVMLGIKDKNTFPLIFYRENCADMAIDASSVDAAFIASSKALLITGTHFSTAAMHAVSTQALQLARANNVRTVLDIDYRPVLWGLSGKADGETRFVSNEGVTKHLQAILPHFDLIVGTEEEFMIAGGGADIMASLRAVRAATLATLVVKRGPLGSAVIDNVVPASLDDAYNYRGVRVEVLNVLGAGDAFLSGFLKGWLRGEDYEACCRYANGCGALVVSRHGCAPAMPSPVELDYFLANAAKLTQPDQDATLSRLHRTTVARKQWDELCVFAFDHRTQFFELAQQTGAPESRISALKQLMVQAVAQTETALQLAGKTGVLIDGRYGVDALNDATGRGWWIGRPVELPGSNPLQFDWGRSIGSHLLSWPKEHVIKCLVQLHPDDAVENRLEQEAQIKALYDAAQVSGHELLLEVIPSEALPHSDDTVLRAVKRLYNLGIYPEWWKLESMSAQQWQAIDALVHERDPHCRGVVLLGLNAPIAALAASFEQASASRTCKGFMVGRTIFQEPSRRWLAGELDDAGLIAAVRANFEQLISLWQRTRKHLECAA, from the coding sequence ATGAATAATTCCACACAATTTGCCCAGGGCCGCGCGCTGGACGTCATCTGCCTGGGCCGCCTGGCGGTGGACCTGTACGCGCAGCAGATCGGCAGCACCCTGGAAGACGCCACCAGTTTCGCCAAATACCTGGGCGGCTCGTCGGCGAACATCGCCTTCGGCACGGCCAGGCTGGGCCTCAAATCGGCCATGCTGTCGAAAGTGGGCGACGACCACATGGGGCGTTTCCTCACTGACACCTTGTCGAAGGAGGGCTGCGACGTCAGCCACGTCGGCATCGACCGCGATCGCCTGACGGCTTTAGTCATGCTGGGTATCAAGGATAAAAACACCTTTCCCCTGATTTTTTACCGTGAAAATTGCGCCGACATGGCCATCGACGCATCGTCGGTGGATGCGGCCTTCATTGCGTCGAGCAAGGCCTTGCTCATTACCGGCACGCATTTCTCCACGGCCGCCATGCACGCCGTCAGCACGCAAGCCTTGCAACTGGCCCGCGCGAACAATGTGCGCACCGTGCTCGACATCGATTACCGGCCCGTGCTGTGGGGCCTGTCGGGCAAGGCCGATGGCGAAACGCGTTTCGTTTCGAACGAAGGCGTCACCAAACACCTGCAGGCGATCCTGCCTCATTTTGATTTGATCGTCGGCACGGAAGAGGAATTCATGATCGCCGGCGGCGGCGCCGACATCATGGCGTCCTTGCGCGCCGTACGGGCCGCCACCCTGGCCACCCTGGTCGTCAAGCGGGGTCCGCTGGGCAGCGCCGTCATCGACAATGTGGTGCCGGCCAGTTTAGATGACGCCTATAATTACCGCGGCGTGCGCGTGGAAGTGCTGAATGTGCTGGGTGCGGGCGATGCGTTTCTGTCAGGATTTCTGAAAGGCTGGCTGCGCGGCGAGGATTACGAGGCGTGCTGCCGCTATGCGAATGGCTGCGGCGCCCTGGTCGTGTCGCGCCACGGCTGCGCGCCGGCCATGCCATCGCCCGTCGAGCTCGACTATTTCCTCGCCAATGCGGCGAAACTGACGCAGCCGGACCAGGACGCGACCTTGTCGCGCTTGCACCGCACGACGGTGGCGCGCAAACAGTGGGACGAGCTGTGCGTGTTTGCCTTTGACCACCGTACGCAGTTCTTTGAGCTGGCGCAACAGACTGGCGCGCCCGAGTCGCGTATTTCGGCCCTGAAGCAATTGATGGTGCAAGCCGTGGCGCAGACGGAAACGGCCTTGCAGCTGGCCGGCAAGACGGGCGTGCTGATCGATGGCCGCTATGGCGTCGACGCGCTCAACGATGCGACGGGGCGGGGCTGGTGGATCGGCCGTCCCGTTGAGTTGCCGGGATCGAACCCGCTGCAATTCGACTGGGGCCGTTCCATCGGTTCGCACCTGCTCAGCTGGCCGAAGGAACACGTGATCAAGTGCCTGGTGCAGTTGCATCCGGACGACGCCGTGGAAAACCGTCTGGAGCAGGAAGCGCAGATCAAGGCCCTGTACGATGCGGCGCAAGTGAGCGGTCACGAACTGTTGCTGGAAGTCATACCGTCGGAAGCCTTGCCGCACAGTGACGACACGGTCTTGCGCGCCGTCAAGCGCCTGTACAACCTGGGCATTTACCCGGAATGGTGGAAGCTGGAAAGCATGTCGGCCCAGCAATGGCAAGCCATCGATGCCCTGGTGCACGAGCGCGATCCGCATTGCCGTGGCGTCGTGTTGCTGGGTTTGAACGCACCGATTGCCGCCCTGGCCGCCAGTTTCGAGCAAGCCAGTGCCAGCCGTACTTGCAAGGGTTTCATGGTTGGCCGCACCATCTTCCAGGAACCGAGCCGCCGCTGGCTGGCCGGGGAACTTGACGATGCGGGCCTGATCGCCGCAGTGCGCGCCAACTTCGAGCAGCTCATTAGCTTGTGGCAACGCACGCGCAAGCACCTGGAGTGTGCGGCATGA
- the iolD gene encoding 3D-(3,5/4)-trihydroxycyclohexane-1,2-dione acylhydrolase (decyclizing), with the protein MKTTTIRLTMAQALVRYLAALRTDDGQPLFGGAFAIFGHGNVAGLGEALYQYRDSFPTYRAHNEQAMAHSAIAYAKAHMRRRMMAVTSSIGPGATNLLTAAALAHVNRLPVLLLPGDVFVSRAPDPVLQQLEDGTDGSVSVNDAFKPLSRYFDRIVYPEQLLTALPRAIAALTDPAACGPVTLSLPQDVQTMAYDYPADFFEPRIVRFRALPSVEQELEEAALLLKNAKQPLILAGGGVLYGQASAALQAFAERHGIPVAETQAGKSSLPWDHPLQLGAIGVTGSPAANALAADADVVLAVGTRLQDFTTGSNSLFAQAQLVSLNVNHFDALKRRGLGVQADATLGLQGLSRLLGSWNSAGQWMDRAQQAGNAWRATVASITGKRDVAGLPYDGEVIGAVQRSSKDSTSNDIVVCAAGTLPAELHKLWRTSTPGGYHMEYGYSCMGYEIAGGLGVKMAKPEREVIVMVGDGSYLMMNSEIATSVMLDKKLIIVVLDNRGYGCINRLQQACGNPSFNNMLPDSAPHIDFALHAQSLGALSEHVDSIAELEQAMLRARAASRTYLICINTDDTRTTEEGGCWWEVAVPEVSTQAGVQAARARYELDRQGQIQ; encoded by the coding sequence ATGAAGACCACCACGATCAGATTGACCATGGCGCAGGCTCTCGTGCGCTATCTGGCCGCCTTGCGCACGGACGATGGACAGCCGCTGTTCGGCGGCGCTTTTGCCATCTTTGGCCACGGCAACGTGGCGGGGCTGGGCGAGGCGCTGTATCAATACCGCGACAGCTTTCCCACGTATCGGGCGCATAACGAACAGGCAATGGCGCACTCGGCCATCGCCTATGCGAAAGCCCACATGCGCCGCCGCATGATGGCCGTGACCAGTTCCATCGGTCCGGGCGCCACCAACTTGTTGACGGCGGCCGCGCTGGCCCACGTGAACCGCTTGCCGGTATTGCTGTTGCCGGGCGACGTGTTCGTCTCGCGCGCGCCCGATCCCGTGCTGCAGCAGCTGGAAGATGGCACGGATGGCAGCGTGTCCGTCAACGATGCATTCAAACCTTTATCGCGTTATTTCGACCGCATCGTGTATCCGGAACAGTTACTGACCGCCTTGCCGCGCGCCATTGCCGCCTTGACGGACCCGGCCGCCTGCGGTCCCGTGACTTTATCCTTGCCGCAAGACGTACAAACGATGGCGTATGACTATCCGGCCGACTTTTTTGAGCCGCGCATCGTGCGTTTCCGCGCCTTGCCGTCCGTCGAGCAGGAACTGGAAGAGGCGGCGCTGCTGTTGAAAAACGCGAAACAGCCGCTGATACTGGCCGGTGGCGGCGTGCTGTACGGCCAGGCCAGCGCCGCCTTGCAGGCGTTTGCCGAGCGCCATGGCATTCCCGTGGCCGAAACCCAGGCCGGCAAAAGTTCCTTGCCGTGGGACCACCCTTTGCAGCTGGGCGCCATCGGCGTGACGGGCTCGCCTGCGGCGAACGCGCTGGCAGCGGACGCGGACGTGGTGCTGGCCGTCGGCACGCGCTTGCAGGATTTCACGACGGGCTCGAATTCCCTGTTTGCGCAAGCACAACTGGTGAGCCTGAACGTCAACCATTTTGACGCCCTGAAACGCCGTGGCCTCGGTGTGCAGGCGGATGCGACGCTGGGCTTGCAAGGCCTGTCGCGGTTGCTGGGCAGCTGGAACAGCGCGGGCCAGTGGATGGACCGGGCGCAGCAGGCAGGGAACGCGTGGCGCGCGACGGTCGCAAGCATCACCGGCAAGCGTGACGTGGCTGGCTTGCCGTACGACGGCGAAGTCATCGGCGCCGTGCAACGCTCATCCAAGGATTCCACCAGCAACGACATCGTCGTCTGCGCGGCGGGCACCTTGCCGGCCGAACTGCACAAGCTGTGGCGCACCAGTACGCCGGGCGGCTACCACATGGAATACGGCTACTCGTGCATGGGCTATGAAATCGCCGGCGGCCTCGGCGTCAAGATGGCCAAGCCTGAGCGCGAAGTCATCGTCATGGTGGGCGATGGCAGCTATCTGATGATGAATTCGGAAATCGCCACCTCCGTCATGCTGGACAAAAAACTCATCATCGTCGTGCTCGACAACCGGGGCTATGGCTGCATCAACCGCCTGCAGCAGGCGTGCGGTAATCCTTCGTTCAACAATATGCTGCCCGATAGCGCGCCACACATCGACTTCGCCCTGCATGCACAATCCTTGGGCGCGCTATCCGAACACGTGGACTCGATTGCCGAGCTGGAACAGGCGATGCTGCGCGCCCGGGCAGCCAGCCGCACGTATCTGATCTGCATCAATACGGACGACACGCGCACGACCGAAGAGGGCGGTTGCTGGTGGGAAGTGGCCGTGCCCGAGGTCTCCACGCAAGCCGGCGTGCAAGCTGCCCGCGCCCGTTATGAACTTGACCGCCAAGGACAAATACAATGA
- the iolE gene encoding myo-inosose-2 dehydratase: MNAPTWNVKIGINPISWMNDDLPSLGGETPLETALKEGAEIGYVGFELGNKFPKDAPALNAVLGKYNLACVSGWYSGRLAHRSVEEEIAAVASHLRLLADSGATVMVYGEVADAIQGEARPLYKRPRFQSQQQWQDYADKLTAFAKHLLDNGVRLAYHHHMGAYVETPADVDQLMALTGPEVGLLFDTGHITFAGGDALAVLNKHIDRICHVHCKDVRPNVVKLARNGHWSFLQAVINGAFSVPGDGSIDFPAILTRLYLHGYEGWLVVEAEQDPAVAPSYEYAKLGHDYLAKLVNAIPRLKREAA, translated from the coding sequence ATGAACGCACCGACATGGAATGTGAAGATCGGCATCAACCCGATCTCGTGGATGAACGACGATTTGCCCAGCCTGGGCGGCGAAACCCCGCTGGAAACGGCCCTCAAGGAAGGCGCCGAGATCGGCTATGTGGGCTTTGAACTGGGCAACAAGTTTCCGAAAGATGCCCCGGCCCTGAACGCGGTGCTGGGCAAATACAATCTTGCCTGTGTTTCCGGCTGGTATTCGGGTCGGTTGGCCCATCGCTCGGTGGAAGAGGAAATCGCCGCCGTGGCATCGCACTTGCGCTTGCTGGCCGACAGCGGCGCCACCGTCATGGTCTACGGCGAAGTGGCTGACGCCATCCAGGGCGAAGCGCGCCCTTTGTATAAACGCCCCCGTTTCCAGTCGCAGCAGCAGTGGCAGGACTACGCCGACAAATTGACGGCGTTTGCGAAGCACTTGCTCGACAACGGCGTGCGGCTTGCCTATCACCATCATATGGGGGCCTATGTGGAAACCCCGGCTGACGTGGATCAGCTGATGGCCTTGACGGGGCCGGAAGTGGGCTTGTTGTTTGATACGGGTCATATCACCTTTGCGGGCGGCGATGCGCTGGCGGTGCTGAACAAACATATTGACAGGATTTGCCATGTGCATTGCAAGGATGTGCGCCCCAACGTGGTGAAACTGGCCCGCAATGGCCACTGGAGCTTCCTGCAAGCAGTCATCAACGGGGCCTTCAGCGTGCCGGGCGACGGCAGCATCGACTTCCCGGCCATCCTCACGCGTCTGTATCTGCACGGCTACGAGGGCTGGCTGGTGGTGGAAGCGGAGCAGGACCCGGCCGTCGCACCGAGCTACGAATACGCGAAGCTGGGCCACGATTACCTGGCCAAGCTCGTCAATGCGATTCCCCGCTTGAAACGGGAGGCGGCATGA
- the iolB gene encoding 5-deoxy-glucuronate isomerase yields the protein MSPLLVKADKAGGKIVEVTPESAGWTHVGFAAHRLAAGESLNLETGSRELCIVVLTGTVTVQAGEQSWEAIGNRASVFEDISPYAVYVPLETKVSITAVSAAEVALCSAPATTQRPARLIEPSTMTRSVRGKGANTRYVCDILPQTAEADGLLVVEVVTPSGHSSSYPPHKHDSDNVPLESSLEETYYHRLNPEQGFAYQRVYTDDRSIDEAMAVENHDVVMVPRGYHPVTVPYGYDGYYLNVMAGPKRVWHFKNDPAHEWLMNTK from the coding sequence ATGAGTCCGCTGCTGGTCAAAGCGGACAAGGCCGGCGGCAAGATCGTCGAGGTGACGCCCGAGTCGGCCGGCTGGACGCATGTCGGTTTCGCCGCGCATCGGCTGGCCGCCGGCGAGTCCCTGAACCTGGAGACGGGCAGCCGCGAACTGTGCATCGTCGTGTTGACGGGCACGGTCACCGTGCAGGCTGGCGAACAGAGCTGGGAAGCCATCGGCAATCGCGCCAGCGTTTTTGAAGACATCTCACCCTACGCCGTGTATGTCCCATTGGAAACCAAGGTCAGCATCACGGCGGTGAGCGCTGCGGAAGTGGCGCTGTGCAGCGCGCCGGCCACAACCCAGCGTCCGGCGCGCCTGATCGAGCCATCGACCATGACGCGCTCCGTGCGCGGCAAGGGCGCCAACACGCGTTATGTGTGCGACATCCTGCCGCAGACGGCCGAGGCGGACGGCTTGCTGGTGGTCGAGGTGGTTACGCCGTCCGGCCATTCATCGAGCTATCCGCCGCACAAGCACGACAGCGACAATGTGCCGCTGGAAAGTTCTCTGGAAGAAACGTATTACCACCGCCTCAATCCGGAGCAGGGCTTTGCCTACCAAAGAGTCTACACGGACGACCGTTCCATCGATGAAGCCATGGCCGTGGAAAACCACGACGTGGTGATGGTGCCCAGGGGCTACCACCCCGTGACCGTGCCGTATGGCTACGATGGCTATTACCTGAACGTGATGGCCGGCCCCAAGCGGGTCTGGCATTTCAAGAACGACCCGGCCCATGAATGGCTGATGAATACCAAATAA
- a CDS encoding CoA-acylating methylmalonate-semialdehyde dehydrogenase: MTTQQIGHFIGGNPMASRSERTSDVFNPATGAVTAKVALATPSELNAAVAAAHAAFPAWSQTSPLRRARVMFKFKELLEEHADQLAALITAEHGKVFTDAKGEVTRGIEVVEFACGIPQMMKGEYSEQVAGGIDAWSIRQALGVCVGITPFNFPVMVPMWMFPMAIACGNTFVLKPSERDPSASLLLAQLLTDAGLPDGVFNVVQGDKEAVDGLLHHPDVRAVSFVGSTPIAEYIYATGCAQGKRVQALGGAKNHMVVMPDADIPQTVDALMGAAFGSAGERCMAISVVVAVGNVADQLVEALVPRIAALKITQGMDLSAEMGPVVTQVHKEKIAGYIAKGVEEGAKLVADGRGFVLPGHENGFFLGGSLFDHVTPEMTIYKEEIFGPVLCIVRVPDFATALDLVNAHEYGNGTAIYTRDGNTAREYTHRVQVGMVGVNVPIPVPMAFHSFGGWKRSLFGDHHAHGPESVRFYTKQKAVTQRWPASTAAGAEFAMPTLK; encoded by the coding sequence ATGACAACGCAACAGATCGGCCACTTTATTGGTGGCAACCCCATGGCTTCGCGCTCCGAGCGCACGAGCGACGTCTTCAATCCCGCCACGGGCGCCGTGACGGCCAAGGTGGCGCTGGCCACGCCTTCCGAACTGAACGCGGCCGTGGCCGCCGCCCATGCGGCGTTTCCCGCCTGGTCGCAAACCTCGCCGCTGCGCCGCGCCAGGGTCATGTTCAAATTCAAGGAATTGCTGGAAGAGCATGCCGACCAGCTGGCCGCCCTGATCACGGCGGAGCACGGCAAAGTCTTCACGGATGCGAAAGGCGAAGTCACGCGCGGCATCGAAGTGGTGGAATTTGCTTGCGGCATCCCGCAAATGATGAAGGGAGAGTATTCGGAGCAAGTGGCCGGCGGCATCGATGCCTGGTCCATCCGCCAGGCGCTCGGTGTCTGCGTCGGCATCACGCCCTTCAACTTTCCCGTGATGGTGCCGATGTGGATGTTTCCGATGGCGATTGCCTGCGGCAATACCTTTGTCTTGAAACCATCGGAGCGTGATCCGTCGGCCAGCTTGCTGCTGGCGCAACTGCTGACGGATGCTGGCTTGCCGGACGGCGTCTTCAACGTGGTGCAGGGAGATAAAGAGGCCGTGGACGGCTTGCTGCACCACCCGGACGTGCGCGCCGTCAGCTTTGTCGGTTCCACGCCGATTGCCGAGTATATTTATGCGACGGGCTGCGCGCAGGGCAAGCGCGTGCAAGCGCTCGGCGGCGCGAAAAATCACATGGTCGTCATGCCGGACGCGGATATTCCCCAGACGGTCGACGCCCTGATGGGCGCCGCGTTTGGCTCGGCCGGCGAGCGCTGCATGGCCATATCCGTCGTCGTGGCGGTGGGCAATGTGGCGGATCAACTGGTCGAAGCCTTGGTGCCGCGCATCGCCGCCCTGAAAATCACGCAAGGCATGGATCTGTCGGCCGAGATGGGGCCTGTCGTCACGCAAGTGCACAAGGAGAAGATCGCCGGCTATATCGCCAAGGGTGTGGAAGAGGGCGCCAAGCTGGTGGCCGACGGGCGCGGTTTCGTCTTGCCCGGCCACGAAAACGGCTTTTTCCTTGGCGGCAGCCTGTTCGACCATGTCACGCCGGAAATGACGATTTATAAAGAGGAAATCTTCGGCCCCGTGCTGTGCATCGTGCGCGTGCCCGATTTCGCCACGGCGCTGGACCTGGTCAATGCGCATGAATATGGCAACGGCACGGCCATTTACACGCGCGACGGCAATACGGCGCGCGAATACACGCATCGCGTGCAGGTCGGCATGGTCGGCGTTAACGTGCCGATCCCCGTGCCGATGGCCTTCCACAGTTTCGGCGGCTGGAAGCGCAGCCTGTTCGGCGACCACCATGCGCATGGCCCGGAATCGGTGCGTTTCTATACGAAACAAAAGGCCGTCACGCAGCGCTGGCCCGCCTCGACGGCTGCTGGTGCCGAGTTTGCCATGCCGACCCTGAAGTAA
- a CDS encoding ANTAR domain-containing response regulator — MTSSRTQPLRIVVVNTIVEHGVHENAALAAQVQRGNALRIGLLESGFDIVASLPADLYLPERIAQLQPDLIIIDAESDARDVLEHIVIATRDERRPIVLFTEDGATASIDAAMAAGVSAYIVAGLQAERIQPVLNVALARFRQEEKLRAELLDTRHKLQERKVIERAKGLLMTHHGFTEEQAYQRLRSMAMNKKLKLADIAQRILDVEDLLG, encoded by the coding sequence ATGACGTCCAGCCGTACCCAGCCTTTGCGCATCGTTGTCGTCAACACCATCGTCGAGCACGGCGTGCACGAGAATGCTGCATTGGCTGCTCAGGTGCAGCGCGGCAATGCTTTGCGCATCGGTTTGCTGGAATCGGGCTTCGACATCGTCGCCTCGCTGCCAGCCGACCTCTACCTTCCCGAGCGCATCGCGCAACTGCAGCCTGACCTCATCATCATCGACGCCGAATCGGACGCGCGCGACGTGCTCGAGCACATCGTCATCGCCACGCGCGACGAGCGCCGTCCCATCGTCCTGTTTACCGAAGACGGCGCCACGGCCAGCATCGACGCGGCCATGGCGGCCGGCGTATCCGCCTATATCGTGGCCGGCTTGCAGGCCGAGCGCATCCAGCCCGTGTTGAATGTGGCGCTGGCGCGCTTTCGCCAGGAAGAAAAATTGCGCGCCGAATTGCTCGACACGCGGCACAAGCTGCAGGAACGCAAGGTGATCGAACGGGCCAAGGGCCTGTTGATGACGCATCACGGCTTCACGGAAGAGCAGGCTTACCAGCGCTTGCGCAGCATGGCCATGAACAAGAAACTCAAGCTGGCGGACATCGCCCAGCGCATCCTCGACGTGGAAGATTTGCTGGGATGA